The region AGAGCCTATCATATTATTATATTTATAATAAATAAGAGCCTTGTATTCTTTTCTACAAGCCAGACTAACAATATTGTTGATAGGAAGGCATTACTTTTTGTTAGACAGATTTAAAAAACCATCTAAAGTTTGGTTGATTTCTATTTTAGCTATTAAATTCCAGATCATTACATATTTGATCTTTGCTGTAGTCAACAACATTTCTGCAAAAAAAACACAAGTAAGAAGCAAGATATATAAGATAAAGATGCTCGTTTTATTTATAAAAAGGGTTTAATTGTTAATAAGTATGTTATGCTACTAGTTATATATAAAATATCTTTGTAAAACGTTAAAAATGGGTTTGCAGTTTATTTTATAAGCCCTTCCTATTTGAACTAATTTCTTATAATTCTTTAAAGAAAAGAAGTTAAGATCACCAAATAATAACATTAAGATGAAATTTATAGTATCTAGTTCTTATCTGCAAAAACACCTCCAACTATTAGGTGGAGTCATCAATAACAACAACACCCTACCCATTTTAGATAATTTCCTTCTAGAATTAACTGGTAATGAGCTTAAGGTCTCTGCTAGCGACATGGAAACTACCATTGTCAGTAAACTTGAGGTAGAAAGTCAAGATGATGGAAGCATTGCTTTACCCGCAAAATTACTACTTGACACACTTAAAACATTTCCAGAACAGCCTCTCACTTTTCATTCTGTGGACACCATGATGACCGTAAGTCACGATAAAGGTAAATCTGAAATAGCTTGTGCAGCTGCTGAAGAGTTTCCGAAAGCGGTTTCTATTTCAGAACCTAGCAGCACTACTATAATGGGAGACACCCTTGCTACAGCAATTAACAAAACTATATTTGCTGCTGGTAATGACGATTTAAGGCCTGTAATGAGCGGTGTGTTTTTTCAATTTGCAAGTGATTCACTCACTTTTGTGGCTACAGACGCTCATAAATTAGTGCGTTACAAAAGAGAAGATCTTTCTGCCAGTCAAACAGCAGAATTCATCATGCCTAAGAAACCTTTAAACCTTCTTAAAGCAATGTTGCAAGGCAGCGAGTCTGAAGTACTGATAGAGTATAATGATAGCAACGCGCAATTCAGCTTTGACTCTACCAACATCATTTGCCGTTTAATCGATGGGAAATACCCTAATTATGAAGCGGTAATCC is a window of Nonlabens sp. MB-3u-79 DNA encoding:
- the dnaN gene encoding DNA polymerase III subunit beta: MKFIVSSSYLQKHLQLLGGVINNNNTLPILDNFLLELTGNELKVSASDMETTIVSKLEVESQDDGSIALPAKLLLDTLKTFPEQPLTFHSVDTMMTVSHDKGKSEIACAAAEEFPKAVSISEPSSTTIMGDTLATAINKTIFAAGNDDLRPVMSGVFFQFASDSLTFVATDAHKLVRYKREDLSASQTAEFIMPKKPLNLLKAMLQGSESEVLIEYNDSNAQFSFDSTNIICRLIDGKYPNYEAVIPKENPNKLTISRTQFLNSVRRVSIFSNKTTHQIRLKMAGAELNISAEDLDYSNKADERLTCDYQGDDMQIGFNSRFLIEMLNNLTCDDVSLEMSLPNRAGILTPVDGLDEGENVTMLVMPVMLNQ